One stretch of Bradyrhizobium canariense DNA includes these proteins:
- a CDS encoding bifunctional diguanylate cyclase/phosphodiesterase, producing MLKVYNCIADAHDFSLVGLAAFICVLASLAAINLLRHARKSTGRMRLVWIAVSAISTGFGIWATHFIAMLAFTPGIPSGYNIALTILSLLAAILLTGAGLSVSLIPNWRHGPWIGGAIVAGGIAAMHYLGMAAFEIAGIVLWDPTLVVASIVIGAVLGATALPVGLHGTDQKWKIGGALLLTLAICSHHFTAMAAVSIIPYAAIEVPLSTLPAGWLAVAVACASVVIIALGLAAIVLDVRDERRSELEVDRMRELANASVEGLLVCDGETIVSVNTSFAHLAGVPASTLVGVRLENCFPDKAARARLLAGSNQVVETALRHSDGSITAVELLLRPIIFSGRPHQVVAVRDLQARKEAEQHIHYLAHHDALTSLPNRSNFNARIEQEIADLAGSESLAVLYLDLDRFKEVNDLFGHAAGDTVLQTVASRVTAVLAEGQMMARLGGDEFAILMPRVTDPEQAGRLAETILEALHAANDTLETNSISTSIGIAICPDDGIDREALLSHADTALYRAKTDGRNTYRFFEASMGTAIRERRMLEHDLRLAIARNELRLVYQPQKGVRSQAMTGFEALLRWKHPARGDISPAVFIPIAEESGSILEIGDWVIQAACREAASWEQPLTVAVNVSAVQLYNPDFVQQLHQTLLDTGLSPKRLEIEITETALVRDFNRALTTLRLVKALGVRIAMDDFGTGYSSLSNLRAFPFDKIKIDGSFIRSVNSNSQAATIVRAVLGLGRGLGLPVLAEGVETDAELQFLRDEACDEVQGYLLGRPAAINNFRHLTHREMVVDDAPEAAPAPRAKSA from the coding sequence ATGTTGAAAGTTTATAATTGCATCGCGGACGCCCACGATTTCAGCCTCGTCGGTCTCGCTGCCTTTATCTGCGTTCTGGCGTCGCTCGCCGCGATCAACCTGTTGCGCCACGCCCGCAAATCCACCGGTCGCATGCGCCTGGTGTGGATTGCCGTGTCGGCCATCTCGACAGGCTTCGGCATCTGGGCGACGCATTTCATCGCGATGCTGGCATTCACGCCGGGAATTCCGAGCGGCTACAATATCGCTTTGACCATTCTGTCCCTGCTCGCAGCCATCCTGCTGACCGGCGCCGGATTGTCGGTGTCCTTGATTCCGAACTGGCGCCATGGGCCATGGATCGGCGGCGCGATCGTCGCAGGCGGGATCGCAGCGATGCATTATCTCGGCATGGCGGCATTCGAAATCGCCGGCATCGTGTTGTGGGATCCCACCCTTGTCGTTGCATCGATCGTGATTGGCGCTGTTCTGGGCGCGACCGCGCTTCCTGTCGGCCTTCATGGCACGGACCAGAAATGGAAGATCGGAGGCGCGCTTCTGCTGACGCTTGCGATCTGCTCCCATCACTTCACGGCGATGGCCGCGGTCTCGATCATTCCCTATGCGGCCATCGAAGTTCCGCTGTCGACGCTGCCTGCCGGATGGCTTGCGGTGGCGGTGGCCTGCGCCAGCGTGGTGATTATCGCTCTCGGGCTGGCAGCGATCGTGCTCGACGTCCGCGACGAGCGCCGCTCCGAGCTTGAAGTCGATCGCATGCGCGAGCTCGCCAACGCGTCGGTGGAGGGACTTCTGGTTTGCGACGGCGAGACCATCGTCTCGGTCAACACCAGCTTTGCTCATCTTGCGGGCGTTCCCGCTTCCACCCTCGTCGGCGTCAGACTGGAAAACTGCTTTCCGGACAAGGCTGCGCGGGCCAGGCTGCTGGCCGGGTCCAATCAAGTGGTTGAAACCGCCTTGCGCCATTCCGACGGCTCGATAACCGCCGTTGAGTTGCTGTTGCGGCCGATCATCTTCTCCGGCCGGCCTCACCAGGTCGTCGCAGTCCGCGATCTGCAGGCGCGCAAGGAGGCCGAGCAGCATATTCACTATCTCGCGCACCACGACGCGCTGACGTCGCTTCCCAATCGCAGCAATTTCAACGCGCGGATCGAACAGGAAATCGCGGATCTGGCCGGCAGCGAAAGCCTGGCCGTGCTCTATCTCGATCTCGACCGGTTCAAGGAAGTCAACGACCTGTTCGGCCACGCAGCCGGAGATACGGTGCTTCAGACCGTTGCTTCGCGGGTCACCGCGGTGCTCGCCGAAGGCCAGATGATGGCGCGGCTGGGCGGCGATGAGTTCGCGATCCTGATGCCCCGCGTCACGGATCCGGAACAGGCCGGCCGCCTTGCCGAGACCATTCTGGAAGCGCTGCACGCGGCCAACGATACGCTGGAAACCAACAGCATCTCGACCAGCATCGGCATTGCGATTTGCCCCGATGACGGCATAGATCGCGAAGCCCTGCTCAGCCACGCCGATACCGCGCTCTATCGCGCCAAGACCGATGGCCGCAACACCTATCGCTTCTTTGAAGCGAGCATGGGCACCGCGATCCGGGAACGACGGATGCTGGAGCACGATCTGCGGCTGGCGATTGCGCGCAACGAATTGCGGCTGGTGTATCAGCCGCAGAAAGGCGTGCGCAGCCAGGCCATGACCGGTTTCGAGGCGTTGCTGCGCTGGAAGCACCCCGCGCGCGGCGACATTTCGCCAGCGGTGTTTATCCCGATCGCGGAAGAAAGCGGCTCGATCCTCGAAATCGGCGATTGGGTGATCCAGGCTGCCTGCCGGGAAGCTGCAAGCTGGGAGCAGCCGCTCACGGTTGCCGTCAACGTCTCCGCCGTACAGCTTTACAATCCTGACTTTGTGCAGCAGCTTCATCAAACCCTGCTGGACACCGGGCTGTCGCCGAAGCGCCTCGAGATCGAGATCACCGAAACGGCACTGGTGCGCGACTTCAACCGGGCGCTCACCACGCTGCGGCTGGTCAAGGCGCTCGGCGTCCGCATCGCCATGGATGATTTCGGCACCGGCTATTCATCGCTCTCGAACTTGCGGGCATTTCCGTTCGACAAGATCAAGATCGACGGCTCGTTCATCAGGTCGGTCAATTCCAACAGCCAGGCCGCGACGATCGTCCGGGCCGTGCTGGGGCTCGGACGCGGATTGGGCTTGCCGGTATTGGCCGAAGGCGTCGAGACCGATGCCGAGCTGCAGTTCCTGCGCGACGAGGCCTGCGACGAAGTCCAGGGCTATCTGCTTGGACGCCCAGCCGCGATCAACAATTTTCGCCATCTCACCCACCGCGAGATGGTCGTCGACGACGCACCGGAAGCAGCGCCCGCGCCGCGCGCGAAAAGCGCCTGA
- a CDS encoding spermidine synthase, whose product MTSPDMPAVTGKPSASRNRLILIVYTAAIFVSALLLFSVQPLFTKMVLPRLGGSPAVWSVAMVFFQSLLLAGYAYAHYLMQMRNRAIPVAVHLVLLVVALLTLPLSIASGWGEPPSSGYAFWLLGLFVVSIGLPFFALAANNPLLQAWFVRTGHPNGPDPYFLYASSNIGSFLALLSYPVLLEPMFTLRTQNLIWTGGYGVLIVLIASCGVLLLRSPAMAAVDTLAGDSDAPAPAWILRARWIFLAAVPSGLLIAVTAHISTDVAAAPLLWVLPLSLYLLTWVLVFQSRPLLPHRWMLMAQPLAITGVIVLLAIGGEQNLLLTLGGHLLCFFIIAMACHGELARTRPAAKYLTGFYVALSFGGMVGGLFAGLIAPFTFSWVAEYPILLALAALCRPPGGAERLPRWSGWYWPFLAVLALALIAPSWSDGTLASKIMAWLDDNRVWVIGAVGLLSAVLALGLNANRWKIFATVAVALVLIRAYPSDDGRVETVRSFFGVHKIVVTPHGQYHVLMHGTTIHGAQKFQNDDGTPVTGRPEPISYYHKDGGIGQAITAIRERKGGPIRVAVIGLGAGTLTCASEPGENWKFFEIDQSMVDTARDPRYFTFIRNCEPDLKPVMGDARLTFAKEPDGIYDLIIVDAYSSDAIPIHLATREAMAIYKAKLVPQGAVLMHVSNRHLELASVVVGIAEANDLKSWVYSEDSNRDSEYIFPTSVVVSAREEADVGKLASSDVWEQTAADKQQRIWTDDYSNVLGAVYRRLRDGEQ is encoded by the coding sequence ATGACCTCACCTGATATGCCCGCCGTCACGGGGAAGCCTTCTGCGTCGCGAAACCGGCTTATACTGATCGTCTATACGGCGGCTATCTTTGTCAGCGCGCTTTTATTGTTCTCGGTGCAGCCGCTGTTCACCAAGATGGTGTTGCCGCGGCTCGGCGGTTCGCCGGCGGTGTGGTCGGTGGCGATGGTGTTCTTCCAGTCGCTGCTGCTCGCGGGCTATGCCTATGCGCATTACCTGATGCAGATGCGCAATCGCGCCATTCCGGTCGCGGTGCATCTGGTGTTGCTGGTGGTCGCCTTGCTGACGCTGCCGCTGTCGATTGCCAGCGGCTGGGGCGAGCCGCCGTCAAGCGGCTATGCGTTCTGGCTGCTCGGGCTGTTCGTGGTCTCGATCGGGCTGCCGTTCTTTGCGCTCGCCGCCAACAACCCGCTGTTGCAGGCCTGGTTCGTCCGCACCGGGCATCCCAACGGTCCGGATCCCTATTTCCTGTATGCCTCGTCGAATATCGGCAGTTTCCTGGCGCTGCTGTCCTATCCGGTGCTGCTGGAGCCGATGTTCACGCTGCGCACGCAAAACCTGATCTGGACCGGCGGCTATGGGGTGCTGATCGTTCTGATCGCGAGCTGCGGGGTGTTGCTGCTGCGCTCGCCGGCGATGGCGGCGGTCGATACGCTCGCCGGGGATTCCGATGCGCCGGCGCCGGCCTGGATACTGCGCGCGCGCTGGATCTTCCTGGCCGCGGTGCCGTCGGGCCTTTTGATCGCCGTCACCGCGCATATCTCCACCGATGTCGCCGCAGCGCCGCTGCTATGGGTGCTGCCGCTGTCGCTTTATCTCTTGACCTGGGTGCTGGTGTTCCAGTCGCGGCCGCTGTTGCCGCACCGCTGGATGCTGATGGCGCAACCGCTGGCGATAACAGGCGTCATCGTGCTGCTTGCGATCGGCGGCGAACAGAATCTGCTGCTGACGCTCGGCGGGCATCTGCTTTGTTTTTTCATCATCGCGATGGCCTGCCATGGCGAGCTGGCGCGGACACGGCCGGCCGCGAAATATCTCACCGGCTTCTATGTCGCGCTGTCGTTCGGCGGCATGGTCGGCGGATTGTTCGCGGGGCTGATCGCGCCGTTTACGTTCTCATGGGTCGCGGAATATCCGATCCTGCTGGCATTGGCGGCGTTGTGCCGTCCGCCCGGCGGTGCCGAGCGTCTGCCGCGCTGGAGCGGCTGGTACTGGCCGTTTCTCGCGGTGCTCGCGCTGGCCCTGATCGCGCCGTCCTGGTCGGACGGCACGCTCGCGAGCAAAATCATGGCCTGGCTCGATGACAACAGGGTCTGGGTGATCGGCGCGGTCGGCCTACTGTCAGCGGTGCTGGCGCTTGGATTGAACGCGAACCGCTGGAAGATCTTCGCAACCGTCGCGGTGGCGCTGGTGCTGATTCGCGCCTACCCGTCCGACGACGGGCGGGTGGAAACCGTGCGCAGCTTTTTCGGCGTCCACAAGATCGTGGTCACGCCGCACGGCCAGTATCATGTGCTGATGCATGGCACCACGATCCATGGCGCCCAGAAATTCCAGAACGACGACGGCACGCCGGTTACCGGACGGCCCGAGCCGATCTCCTATTACCACAAGGACGGCGGCATCGGGCAGGCGATCACGGCGATACGCGAGCGCAAGGGTGGCCCCATTCGCGTGGCGGTGATCGGTCTCGGCGCCGGCACGCTGACCTGTGCGTCGGAGCCCGGCGAGAACTGGAAGTTCTTTGAGATCGATCAGTCGATGGTCGATACCGCGCGCGACCCCAGATATTTCACCTTTATCAGAAATTGCGAGCCGGACCTGAAGCCGGTCATGGGCGATGCGCGGTTGACCTTCGCGAAGGAGCCCGATGGCATCTATGATTTGATCATCGTGGATGCCTATTCGTCGGACGCAATCCCGATTCATCTCGCCACAAGAGAGGCGATGGCAATCTACAAGGCCAAGCTCGTGCCACAGGGCGCGGTGCTGATGCACGTCTCCAACCGGCATCTGGAGCTCGCGAGCGTCGTTGTCGGCATCGCCGAGGCCAACGATCTCAAGAGCTGGGTCTACAGCGAGGACTCTAACCGCGACAGCGAATACATCTTCCCGACCTCGGTCGTGGTCTCGGCGCGAGAGGAAGCCGATGTCGGCAAGCTGGCGTCATCGGATGTGTGGGAGCAGACCGCTGCCGACAAGCAGCAGCGGATCTGGACCGACGACTATTCTAACGTGCTTGGCGCGGTCTACCGGCGGCTGCGCGACGGCGAACAGTGA
- a CDS encoding phytoene desaturase family protein produces the protein MTETDVIIIGAGHNGLTCAAYLAMAGLRVKVVERRKVAGGAAVTEEFHPGFRNSVAAYTVSLLNPQIIADLKLADHGLRIVERRAQNFLPAPDGSYLLTGEGRTYQSVAKLSERDAGRIDAFSRELEAIADVLRQFVLRAPPNLVEGFGAGSVREAFNALGTANILRRLTLEQQRSLLDLFTRSAGEMLDERFESELLKALYGFDAIVGNYASPYAAGSAYVMLHHAFGEVNGKKGVWGHAIGGMGAITQAMAKAAREHGADINLDAGVREVIVERDRAAGVILDNGETIRARYVVSGVNPKLLYTRLVPSGALPAEFLDRIRHWRNGSGTFRMNVALNALPSFTALPGTGDHLTAGIIIAPSLRYMDRAWQDARDYGWSRKPVIEVLIPSTLDDTLSPSGQHVASLFCQHVAPELPDGKSWDDHREEVADLMVATVDSYAPGFAASVIGRQILSPLDLERQFGLLGGDIFHGALTLNQLFSARPMLGHADYRGPLKGLYHCGSGAHPGGGVTGAPGHNAAQVILRDHRALFG, from the coding sequence ATGACGGAAACCGACGTAATCATTATCGGCGCGGGGCATAACGGCCTCACTTGCGCGGCCTACCTCGCGATGGCCGGCCTGCGCGTCAAGGTGGTCGAGCGCCGCAAGGTGGCGGGCGGCGCCGCGGTGACGGAGGAATTCCACCCCGGATTCCGGAATTCGGTCGCGGCCTACACCGTCAGCCTGCTCAATCCGCAGATCATCGCCGATCTAAAACTGGCCGATCACGGCCTGCGCATCGTCGAACGGCGCGCGCAGAATTTCCTGCCCGCCCCCGATGGCAGCTATCTCCTGACCGGCGAAGGCCGCACCTATCAATCGGTCGCCAAACTCAGCGAACGCGATGCCGGCCGCATCGATGCGTTTTCGCGCGAGCTCGAGGCAATCGCGGACGTGCTGCGGCAGTTCGTGCTGCGCGCGCCGCCGAACCTCGTTGAGGGTTTTGGCGCTGGCTCCGTCCGCGAAGCTTTCAACGCGCTCGGCACGGCCAACATCCTGCGGCGGCTGACGCTGGAACAGCAGCGCAGCCTGCTCGATTTGTTCACGCGCTCCGCCGGCGAGATGCTGGACGAGCGGTTCGAAAGCGAACTGCTGAAAGCGCTGTACGGTTTCGACGCCATCGTCGGCAACTACGCCAGCCCTTACGCCGCGGGTTCAGCCTACGTGATGCTGCATCATGCGTTCGGCGAGGTGAACGGCAAGAAGGGCGTCTGGGGTCATGCCATCGGCGGCATGGGCGCGATCACGCAGGCGATGGCGAAGGCGGCGCGCGAACACGGCGCCGACATCAACCTCGACGCCGGCGTGCGCGAAGTCATCGTCGAGCGCGACCGCGCGGCCGGCGTGATCCTCGACAATGGCGAAACCATCCGCGCCAGATATGTCGTCTCCGGCGTCAACCCGAAACTGCTGTACACCCGCCTGGTGCCATCAGGCGCGCTGCCGGCGGAATTTCTCGACCGCATCAGGCACTGGCGCAACGGCTCCGGCACGTTCCGGATGAATGTCGCGTTGAACGCCCTGCCCTCGTTCACGGCGCTGCCGGGCACCGGCGATCATCTCACCGCCGGCATCATCATCGCGCCAAGCCTCCGCTATATGGACCGCGCCTGGCAGGACGCGCGCGACTATGGCTGGAGCCGCAAACCCGTGATCGAGGTGCTGATCCCCTCGACCCTGGACGATACGCTAAGCCCGTCCGGCCAGCATGTCGCCAGCCTGTTCTGCCAGCACGTCGCTCCGGAATTGCCGGACGGCAAATCATGGGACGATCATCGCGAGGAGGTCGCCGATCTCATGGTCGCGACGGTGGACAGCTACGCGCCGGGTTTCGCCGCAAGCGTCATCGGCCGGCAGATCCTGTCGCCGCTCGATCTCGAGCGCCAGTTCGGTTTGCTCGGCGGCGATATCTTCCACGGCGCGCTGACGCTGAACCAGTTGTTCTCGGCGCGTCCGATGCTCGGCCACGCGGATTATCGCGGGCCCCTGAAGGGCCTCTACCATTGCGGCTCCGGCGCCCATCCCGGCGGCGGCGTCACCGGTGCCCCCGGCCACAACGCCGCGCAGGTGATCCTGCGCGACCACCGGGCACTGTTCGGCTGA
- a CDS encoding sugar O-acetyltransferase: MSNEDGTRIIYRRTPESTAMLANVKRAMAITATLNRLTFNDADEIRALFSELIGKKVDESFLLIPPFYTAGGDEIRVGRNVFVNQNCTFYDLGGLDIADDVMIGPNVSIITAAHPLEPSQRRAATIGKPIVIERNVWIAAGVTIIGGVTVGENSVVAAGSVVTRDVPPNTLVGGNPARVIRSIGDDRGNLRKGA; this comes from the coding sequence ATGTCGAATGAGGACGGCACCAGGATAATTTACCGGAGAACGCCGGAATCAACGGCCATGTTGGCAAACGTCAAACGAGCGATGGCGATCACCGCCACACTTAACCGTTTGACGTTCAACGATGCGGACGAAATTCGGGCCTTGTTCAGTGAACTCATCGGTAAAAAGGTAGATGAGAGCTTTTTATTGATCCCGCCATTCTATACTGCCGGCGGGGACGAAATCCGCGTCGGGCGGAATGTCTTCGTAAATCAGAACTGCACTTTCTATGACCTTGGCGGGCTCGACATCGCGGACGATGTGATGATCGGGCCGAACGTGAGCATCATCACGGCGGCCCATCCCCTTGAACCTTCGCAGCGCCGCGCCGCCACAATCGGAAAGCCCATCGTGATTGAGAGAAACGTCTGGATCGCAGCGGGCGTAACGATTATCGGCGGGGTGACTGTAGGCGAAAACTCGGTTGTAGCTGCGGGTTCGGTAGTCACCAGGGACGTTCCTCCGAATACGCTTGTCGGAGGAAATCCGGCGCGGGTCATTCGTTCGATTGGCGACGACCGAGGGAACCTCCGCAAGGGGGCGTAA
- a CDS encoding glyoxalase → MDQRLTAILPCNNLDAAQSFFERLGFKRDEGSPDEYRMLSGGRGGFIHLNKAVEGWLQAGRNPFGLYLYREDVDAVAAAFAGEAIGTPGDTPWGTYEFALNGPDETLVRVGWPTRLRRQNSN, encoded by the coding sequence ATGGATCAGCGGCTGACAGCGATCCTGCCCTGCAACAATCTGGACGCCGCGCAGTCGTTCTTTGAGCGGCTGGGATTCAAGCGCGACGAAGGCAGTCCCGACGAATATCGCATGCTCTCGGGCGGACGGGGCGGCTTCATTCACCTCAACAAAGCCGTCGAGGGATGGCTCCAGGCCGGGCGCAATCCTTTTGGGCTTTATCTTTATCGCGAGGACGTCGACGCCGTGGCGGCCGCGTTCGCAGGCGAGGCCATCGGGACGCCCGGTGATACGCCGTGGGGCACGTACGAATTCGCGCTCAACGGCCCTGACGAAACTCTGGTGCGGGTGGGTTGGCCGACCCGTCTGCGCCGTCAAAATTCGAACTGA
- a CDS encoding GDCCVxC domain-containing (seleno)protein — protein MILQSTITCPSCGHAATETMPTDACQFFYDCKGCGTRLKPRPGDCCVYCSYGSVPCPPIQQDGNCSSKCC, from the coding sequence TTGATCCTGCAATCCACCATCACCTGCCCGTCTTGCGGCCACGCGGCCACCGAGACCATGCCGACCGACGCCTGCCAGTTCTTCTACGACTGCAAAGGTTGCGGCACTCGGCTAAAGCCCAGGCCGGGCGATTGTTGCGTCTATTGCTCCTACGGGTCGGTTCCCTGTCCGCCGATTCAGCAAGACGGCAATTGCAGTTCGAAGTGCTGTTGA
- a CDS encoding 50S ribosomal protein L11 methyltransferase, with product MTSVLTPATHRVNFAVGNEHSAKRVVDVLTETFFEGQAAIAAFERPDGRWDVTAHFAETPDQALVRELVADAAGAEIAQTIAFDTVEAKDWVKASLEDLVPVPAGRFIVHGQHDRLRVPLNKIGIEIEAALAFGTGHHGTTRGCLLLLDHVLKAYYPRRVLDLGTGTGVLAIAAAKALHRPVLASDIDPASVRVARENARLNETGNWVQTICATGFSAPQFAEHGPFDLVLANILANPLRQLATPMARHLAPSALVILSGLLTHQAGGVIAAYRARGLVPVRHLRIEGWSSLLLRNTRQD from the coding sequence ATGACCTCCGTTCTCACCCCCGCTACCCATCGCGTGAATTTTGCCGTTGGCAACGAACACAGCGCCAAACGCGTCGTCGACGTGCTGACCGAAACCTTTTTTGAGGGACAGGCGGCGATCGCCGCGTTCGAGCGGCCGGACGGGCGCTGGGATGTCACCGCGCATTTCGCCGAGACCCCCGACCAGGCGCTGGTGCGCGAACTCGTGGCCGACGCGGCCGGCGCCGAGATCGCGCAAACCATTGCCTTCGATACCGTCGAGGCGAAAGATTGGGTCAAGGCCAGCCTCGAAGACCTGGTGCCGGTTCCCGCCGGGCGCTTCATCGTGCATGGCCAACATGACCGTTTGCGCGTGCCGCTCAACAAGATCGGCATCGAGATCGAGGCGGCGCTGGCGTTCGGCACCGGCCATCACGGCACCACGCGCGGCTGCCTGTTGCTGCTCGATCATGTGCTGAAGGCCTATTATCCCAGGCGCGTGCTCGATCTCGGCACCGGCACCGGCGTGCTCGCCATCGCCGCGGCAAAGGCGCTGCACCGCCCGGTGCTGGCGAGCGACATCGATCCAGCCTCGGTGCGCGTCGCGCGCGAGAATGCGCGGCTCAACGAAACCGGAAATTGGGTGCAGACCATCTGCGCGACCGGCTTCTCCGCGCCGCAATTCGCAGAGCACGGTCCGTTCGATCTGGTGCTGGCGAATATCCTCGCCAATCCGCTGCGGCAATTGGCGACGCCGATGGCGCGCCATCTCGCGCCCTCGGCCCTGGTGATCCTGTCGGGGCTGCTGACGCACCAGGCCGGCGGCGTCATCGCGGCGTATCGCGCGCGCGGGCTGGTGCCGGTACGGCATCTCAGGATCGAAGGCTGGAGCAGTCTGTTGTTGCGCAATACGCGCCAAGATTAG